The following proteins are co-located in the Helicobacter pylori genome:
- a CDS encoding DNA repair protein RecN gives MRDFNNAQITRLKVRQNAVFEKLDLEFKDGLSAISGASGVGKSVLIASLLGAFGLKESNASNIEVELIAPFLDTEEYGIFREDEHEPLVISVIKKEKTRYFLNQTSLSKNTLKALLKGLIKRLSNDRFSQNELNDTLMLSLLDGYIQNENKAFSPLLGALEEKFTRLENLEKERRLLEDKKRFQKDLEERLNFEKMKLEGLDLKEDEYERLLEQKKLLSSKEKLNDKIALALDVLENTHKITHALESVGHSAEFLKSALLEASALLEKEQAKLEECERLDIEKVLERLGVLSGIIKDYGSITHAKERLGHVKNELHNLKEIDSHCETYYKEIEQLKTECLKLCEEISGFRKEYLAGFNALLSAKAKDLLLKSPSLVLEEAPMSEKGAQKLVLNLQNSQLETLSSGEYSRLRLAFMLLEMEFLKDFKGVLVLDEMDSNLSGEESLAVSKALETLSSHSQIFAISHQVHIPALAKNHILVFKENHKSLAKTLNNEERVLEIARMIGGSENIESAISFAKEKLKAQE, from the coding sequence ATGCGAGATTTCAATAACGCTCAAATCACACGCTTAAAAGTGCGTCAAAACGCTGTTTTTGAAAAGCTGGATTTGGAGTTTAAAGACGGCTTGAGCGCGATTAGTGGGGCTAGTGGGGTGGGAAAAAGCGTTCTTATTGCGAGCCTTTTAGGGGCGTTTGGGCTTAAAGAGAGCAACGCTTCAAACATTGAAGTGGAGTTGATTGCACCTTTTTTAGACACTGAAGAATACGGCATTTTTAGAGAAGATGAACATGAACCCTTAGTCATCAGCGTGATTAAAAAAGAAAAAACGCGCTATTTTTTAAACCAAACAAGCCTGTCTAAAAACACGCTCAAAGCGTTGTTAAAAGGTTTGATCAAACGCCTATCTAACGACAGATTCAGCCAGAATGAACTCAATGATACTTTAATGCTCTCTTTACTAGATGGCTATATCCAAAACGAAAACAAGGCGTTTAGCCCCCTTTTAGGCGCGCTTGAAGAAAAATTCACCCGCTTAGAGAATCTGGAAAAAGAAAGGCGATTATTAGAGGATAAAAAGCGTTTCCAAAAGGATTTAGAAGAGCGTTTGAATTTTGAAAAAATGAAATTAGAGGGATTGGATTTAAAAGAAGATGAATACGAACGCCTTTTAGAGCAAAAAAAATTGCTTTCCAGTAAGGAAAAATTGAACGATAAAATCGCTCTGGCGTTAGATGTGCTAGAAAATACCCACAAAATCACGCATGCTTTAGAGAGCGTGGGCCATAGCGCTGAATTTTTAAAAAGCGCTTTATTAGAAGCGAGCGCTCTATTGGAAAAAGAGCAGGCTAAATTAGAAGAGTGCGAGCGTTTGGATATTGAAAAAGTGCTAGAAAGGCTTGGCGTGCTAAGTGGGATCATTAAGGATTACGGGAGTATTACGCATGCTAAAGAACGATTAGGGCATGTTAAAAACGAATTGCATAATTTAAAAGAAATTGATAGCCATTGCGAAACTTACTACAAAGAAATAGAGCAACTAAAAACCGAATGCTTGAAATTGTGCGAAGAAATAAGCGGCTTTAGAAAAGAGTATTTAGCCGGTTTTAACGCTCTTTTAAGCGCTAAAGCGAAAGATTTGCTCCTAAAAAGCCCTAGTTTGGTTTTAGAAGAAGCCCCCATGAGCGAAAAAGGTGCTCAAAAACTCGTTTTGAATTTACAAAATTCCCAATTAGAAACCTTAAGCTCTGGAGAATACAGCCGTTTGAGGTTGGCGTTCATGCTTTTAGAAATGGAGTTTTTAAAGGATTTTAAAGGCGTGTTGGTGTTAGATGAAATGGATTCCAACCTGAGCGGTGAAGAGAGTTTGGCGGTTTCTAAAGCCCTTGAAACCTTGAGCAGCCATTCCCAAATCTTTGCCATTTCGCACCAAGTCCATATCCCAGCGCTCGCTAAAAACCATATTTTAGTCTTCAAAGAAAACCACAAAAGTCTCGCCAAAACCCTTAATAACGAAGAAAGGGTTTTAGAAATCGCACGCATGATAGGGGGGAGCGAGAATATAGAGAGCGCGATTTCTTTTGCTAAGGAAAAATTAAAGGCGCAAGAATGA
- a CDS encoding NFACT family protein: protein MKFFLLKKFSEFLNAQTHFNLKRLSASSFLLETFSKEKHAFVLDLNAPYIGLSKKPPESVLKNTLALDFCLNKFTKNAKILQANIIDDDRILEITGAKDLAYKSENFILRLEMIPKKANLMILDKEKCVIEAFRFNDRVAKNDILGALPPNAYEHQEEDLDFKGLLEILEKDFLSYQHKELEHKKNHIIKRLNMQKERLKEKLEKLEDPKNLQLEAKELQTQASLLLTYQHLINKHESRVVLKDFEDKECAIEIDKSMPLNAFINKKFTLSKKKKQKSQFLYLEEENLKEKIAFKENQINYVKGAKEESVLEMFMPVKNSKTKRPMNGYEVLYYKDFKIGLGKNQKENVKLLQDARANDLWMHARDIPGSHLIVFCQKNTPRNEVIMELAKMLIKMQKDVFNSYEIDYTQRKFVKIIKGANVIYSKYRTISLKDT, encoded by the coding sequence ATGAAATTTTTTCTTTTAAAGAAATTCAGCGAATTTTTAAACGCTCAAACGCATTTTAATCTCAAACGCTTGAGTGCATCTAGTTTTTTATTGGAAACTTTTTCTAAAGAAAAACACGCCTTTGTTTTAGATTTGAACGCGCCTTATATCGGTTTGTCAAAAAAACCCCCAGAGAGCGTTTTAAAAAACACCCTAGCGTTAGATTTTTGTTTAAATAAATTCACTAAAAATGCCAAAATCTTACAAGCAAACATCATTGATGACGATCGGATTTTAGAAATCACAGGCGCTAAAGATTTGGCTTATAAGAGTGAAAATTTTATTTTGCGTTTAGAAATGATCCCTAAAAAAGCCAATCTCATGATTTTAGATAAAGAAAAATGCGTGATAGAGGCCTTTCGTTTTAATGACAGAGTCGCTAAAAACGATATTTTAGGGGCATTGCCTCCTAATGCATACGAGCATCAAGAAGAGGATTTGGATTTTAAGGGATTGTTAGAGATTTTGGAAAAAGATTTTTTATCCTATCAACATAAAGAATTAGAACACAAAAAAAATCACATCATCAAGCGATTGAATATGCAAAAAGAACGCTTGAAAGAAAAATTAGAAAAACTAGAAGATCCTAAAAATTTACAATTGGAAGCGAAAGAATTGCAAACTCAAGCTTCGCTATTGCTCACTTACCAGCATTTAATCAATAAGCATGAAAGTCGCGTGGTTTTAAAGGATTTTGAAGATAAAGAATGCGCGATTGAAATTGATAAGAGCATGCCCTTAAACGCTTTTATCAATAAAAAATTCACTCTCAGCAAAAAAAAGAAACAAAAATCGCAATTCTTATATTTAGAAGAAGAGAATCTAAAAGAAAAAATCGCCTTTAAAGAAAATCAAATTAATTATGTTAAAGGAGCAAAAGAAGAAAGCGTTTTAGAAATGTTTATGCCGGTAAAAAATTCTAAAACCAAACGCCCGATGAATGGGTATGAAGTGCTGTATTATAAGGATTTTAAAATCGGTTTAGGGAAAAACCAAAAAGAGAATGTCAAACTCTTACAAGACGCAAGAGCGAATGATTTATGGATGCATGCAAGAGATATTCCTGGATCGCATCTGATCGTTTTTTGCCAAAAGAATACGCCTAGAAATGAGGTTATTATGGAATTAGCCAAAATGTTGATTAAAATGCAAAAAGATGTGTTTAATAGTTACGAAATTGACTACACGCAACGAAAATTTGTCAAAATCATCAAAGGAGCTAATGTCATTTACTCAAAATACCGAACTATTAGTCTAAAGGACACTTAA
- a CDS encoding prohead core protein — MSEPLETLDKDKQAMIEAIKKDIEKDKENLARVEADKKVKADESEKGYEKDDDKKAQKLDKEIAKDKASPNDDKLYEADDRVKRDKERDDALRDEEKAKNDACMVRADDDTIEDDEEYGDDDKLRDEILGVMEELCDTLNDSLNFKKVVCMGIKVSIAFKFLIFCSQSFRKNSDSKDLSFR, encoded by the coding sequence ATGAGCGAACCATTAGAAACATTAGACAAAGACAAACAAGCGATGATTGAAGCTATTAAAAAAGACATTGAAAAAGACAAAGAAAATCTCGCACGCGTAGAAGCGGATAAAAAAGTCAAAGCCGATGAGAGTGAAAAAGGCTACGAAAAAGACGATGACAAAAAAGCGCAAAAGCTTGACAAAGAAATCGCTAAGGACAAAGCAAGCCCTAATGACGATAAGCTTTATGAAGCGGACGACAGAGTTAAGCGAGACAAAGAGAGAGACGATGCCCTCCGTGATGAAGAAAAAGCTAAAAACGACGCATGCATGGTTAGAGCCGATGATGATACCATAGAAGACGACGAGGAATATGGCGATGATGATAAATTAAGAGACGAAATACTCGGTGTTATGGAAGAGCTATGCGACACGCTAAATGATAGCCTTAACTTCAAAAAAGTCGTGTGCATGGGCATTAAGGTTTCAATTGCGTTCAAATTTCTAATTTTTTGCTCTCAATCTTTTAGAAAAAATTCAGATTCTAAGGATCTATCTTTTCGTTAG
- a CDS encoding 3'-5' exonuclease, which produces MSDSLLHKDIQALITRLKHQDLSLGMLEKSLSRLIYDEINLEYLKACGLNFVETSENLITLKNLKTPLKDEVFSFIDLETTGPCPLKHEILEIGAVQVKGGEIINRFETLVKVKSVPDYIAELTGITYEDTLNAPSAHEALQELRLFLGNSVFVAHNANFDYNFLGRYFVEKLHCPLLNLKLCTLDLSKRAILSMRYSLSFLKELLGFGIEVSHRAYADALASYKLFEICLLNLPSYIKTTMDLIDFSKCANTLIKRPPRARHQETLAPFSLFERTKGLLNIIKATS; this is translated from the coding sequence ATGTCAGACAGCCTCTTGCATAAAGATATTCAAGCCCTAATCACTCGCTTAAAGCACCAGGATTTAAGCTTAGGCATGCTAGAAAAATCGCTCTCTCGCCTTATTTATGATGAAATCAATTTGGAATATTTAAAAGCATGCGGGCTTAACTTCGTAGAAACGAGCGAAAATTTAATCACGCTCAAAAACCTTAAAACCCCCCTTAAAGATGAGGTTTTTTCCTTTATTGATTTAGAAACCACCGGCCCTTGCCCCCTAAAACATGAGATTTTAGAAATCGGAGCCGTGCAAGTAAAGGGGGGGGAAATCATCAATCGTTTTGAAACCCTTGTGAAAGTCAAAAGCGTTCCTGATTATATCGCTGAGCTTACAGGCATCACTTATGAAGACACCCTAAACGCCCCAAGTGCGCATGAAGCCTTGCAAGAATTGCGGCTTTTTTTAGGCAATAGCGTGTTTGTAGCCCATAACGCTAATTTTGATTACAACTTTTTAGGGCGTTATTTTGTAGAAAAATTGCATTGCCCCTTATTGAACTTAAAGCTTTGCACTTTGGATTTATCCAAACGAGCCATTTTATCCATGCGTTATTCTTTGAGCTTTTTAAAAGAGCTTTTAGGGTTTGGCATAGAAGTCAGCCATAGAGCCTATGCGGACGCTTTAGCGAGCTATAAGCTCTTTGAAATATGCTTATTAAACTTGCCCAGTTACATCAAAACGACGATGGATTTGATTGATTTTTCCAAATGCGCTAACACCTTGATCAAAAGACCCCCAAGAGCCAGACACCAAGAGACTCTAGCGCCATTTTCTCTTTTTGAGAGGACAAAGGGTCTGTTAAATATCATAAAAGCAACCAGTTAA